A stretch of DNA from Variovorax paradoxus:
TAATGAAAAATTGGAAGGACTTGGTGCGTTTGGCGAATGAACTCCGGGCCAGCACCTTCGTTCAACGCACCATTCAAGACCGTCCGGGAGCCCCTGCGGGCCACCCGCACAATCGGACCGTGCCCCGAACCTTGCCCGATCCCTCGCCGCCGCAACCCTACTGGCTCTACCTGCTCGAATGCGAGGGCGGCGTGTACTACGCGGGCATCGCCCTCGACGTGGAGCAACGCTTCTTCCAGCATGTCTTCGGACTCGGGGC
This window harbors:
- a CDS encoding GIY-YIG nuclease family protein, whose amino-acid sequence is MPRTLPDPSPPQPYWLYLLECEGGVYYAGIALDVEQRFFQHVFGLGAKFTRARPPQRVLAARQYPDRGAALRAEIALKALPRARKLAFFDR